The DNA sequence ATTGCGGCTGGGAAGCGCGCGATCCGGCGGCGCCGGTGACGCACATCTCCTATTACGAGGCGGATGCCTTCGCCAGCTGGGCGGGCGCGCGCCTGCCGACCGAATTCGAATGGGAAGCGGTGGCGCGCGGGCAGGGCGAGTCCGCCGAACCGGCGCATGATCCCGCAGGCGGCAACCAGCTGGACGCCGCAGCGCCGCCGCTGCCGCGCGGCGGGCATGATCTGTTCGGCGATTGCTGGCAATTCACCCGCTCCGCCTATCTTCCCTATCCCCGCTTCGCCCCGGCGGAAGGAGCGGTGGGCGAGTATAACGGCAAGTTCATGGCCGGGCAGTGGGTGCTCAAGGGCGCCAGCTGCGCCACGGTGCGCGGCCATTCGCGCGCTTCCTATCGCAATTTCTTCTATCCGCAGCAGCGCTGGCAGTTCACCGGCCTGCGTCTGGCGAAGGACGTCTGATGGCTGCTTCCGGCATTGCCCTGGTCGAACTGGATGAGCGCGGGGTGGACAAGGCCTTCCGCGCCGATGTGCTGGAAGGCCTGTCGCAATGGCCCAAGGCGATCCCGGCGCGCTGGCTCTATGACGACGCCGGATCGCAATTGTTCGAGGATATCACGGCCCTGCCGGAATATTATCCCACCCGGTCGGAGCGGCAAATCCTCGAGCATCGGCAGGCGGATTTTGCCCGGCTGATCGGCCCCGGCCGGGCGGTGGTGGAATTCGGCTCCGGCTCGTCGGTCAAGACGCCGCTGTTGCTGGGCGCGATCGATCCGGCCGCCTATGTGCCACTGGATATTGCGGGCGATTTCCTGCGCGCGGCGGCGCGCGACCTTTCGGCCAAGTTCCCCGGCCTGCCGGTCTATCCGGTGGAGGCCGATTTCATGAAGCCGGTGACCCTGCCGGACGAAGTGGAAGACCTGCCCAAGCTGGGCTTCTTCCCGGGCTCCACCATCGGCAATATGGTGGCCCGTACGGCGGTGGATCTGCTGCGATCCATGCGCCAGACGCTGGGCGAAAGCTCGATGCTGCTGATCGGCATGGATCTGATCAAGGATCCGCAGGTGCTGATCGCGGCCTATGACGATGCGCAGGGCGTCACCGCCGAATTCAACCTGAACCTTGCCCGCCGGGTGAACCGCGAGCTGAAGGGCACGATCCCGGTGGACAAGCTGCGCCATGTCGCGCGCTGGAACGACACCTTCGCCCGGATCGAAATGCACCTGGAGGCGCAGGAGGATATTGCCTTCGAAATCTCCGGCCGCGCCTTCGCCATGGAGAAGGGCGAGACGATCCACACCGAAAACAGCCATAAGTTCGACCGGCGCAGCCAATATACGCTGCTGCTGGCGGGCGGCTGGACGCCGGAGGAGCGGTGGCTGGACAGCGAGGGGCGCTTCTCGCTGGTGCTCGCCAGTGCAACCCGGCCGCGCAACGCACCGTGAGCGGGTGGCCGCGCCTCGATTACGCGGTGGACCGGCCGACGATCGAGACGATCCACGCATTGCTGCAACTGCTGGGCAAGCTGCCCGTGCGGCTGCATCCCTGGCTCAACCACGGCTGGCACGTGGCCTTGCGGATGACCCCCTGCGGGGCGATCACCCGCAGCCTTCCGGCGGGCGGGCGGCATTTCACCGCCGAATTCGATTTCCTGCGCGGGCGCATCCGCCTTGCCTGCGACAATGGCGACAGTGCCGAACTGCCGGTGGTGGGCAAGAGCGTGGCCGAAGTGCATGGGGAACTGACCGCGCTGCTCGGCAGCCTCGGCCTGCCAGCGCCGCTATGGGGCGGGCCGAATGAAACGCCCGATCCTGTGCCCTTCGCACAGGATCATGCGCCGCGCCCATGGAATGGCGAAGCGGCGCGGCGGCTGCACGGCGCGTTACTGCAGGCAGATCGCTGCTTCACCGCCTTCCGCTCGCTCTATCGCGGCAAATCCTCGCCCAGCCATCTGTTCTGGGGCAGCTTCGATCTGGCGATCACGCGCTTTTCGGGGCGTGCGGCGCCGGAGCATCCCGGGGGCATTCCCGCGCTGCCCGATGCGGTGACGCGGGAGGCCTATAGCCAGGAAGTGATCAGCGCGGGCTTCTGGCCCGGCGGTGGCGGCTATGACGAGGCGGCCTTCTACGCCTATGCCTATCCCGTGCCAGCGGGGCTGGGCGAACAGCCGCTGCGCCCGCCGCAGGCCTTCTGGCATGCGCCGCTGGGTGAGTTCCTGCTGCCCTATCGCGCCGTCAGCGAAGCGGCCGAGCCGGAGACGGTGCTGCAGGAGTTCCTGCAATCGACCTATGCCGCCGCGGCGAAGCTGCTCGACTGGCCGGAAGGGCTGGTGACGGCGGAGCAGCCCTGCATCGGCCACCCGCCGCACGCCGATTGACTTCGGTCATCGAAAAATCAGGCGGGGCCGCCTATATCGCCAGCATGAATCTGGCACCCGTCTGGGATCAAATTTCGCACAGCCTGCAGGAACTGCCCCAGTCGGGGCTGCTGATTGCGGCGGTGGCGGCGATGTTGCTGGGCATCTTGGGCGCGCTGCTGATGCGCTATGTGCCGGCGCTCGGCCGCCTGCTGCGCATGGTCAGCACGCTGGGGCTGGTGGGCGTGCTGCTGCTGGTGGTGCTGCAGGTTTCGCGGATGGACCCGCGCTTCGATCTGGCGGTGCCGGAGATCGGCCTGCCGGAACAGGTGGTGGAAGGCGGCGAAACGCGCATCCGCCTGGCGCGTGACGGGCACTTCTGGCTGCGCGCGGACGTGAACGGGCATCCGGCCAATTTCCTCGTCGATACCGGCGCCACGCTGACCGCGGTGTCCACGCAGACGGCGGCCGAGGCCGGGCTGGAGCCGCGCCCGGGCGGCCTGCCGGTGCGGATGCAGACGGCCAATGGCGCGGTGGCGGCGGATCTCACGGCGATCGACGAGCTGCGTTTCGGCAATATCGCTGCGCGGGGGCTGGATGCCATCATCGCGCCCGGCCTCGGCACCACCAATGTCATCGGCATGAACTTCCTCGGCCGGCTGGCATCCTGGCGAGTGGAGGGGAATACGATGGTGCTGGTGCCTCACCACCCACAGCCAGAGGTGCCGGTTTCCTGAGAGCGGCGAGCGTTGCTTAATCGTCACGATCGTTACGACATCGTAACGTTCGTTAAGTTTCCGCTTGCCTAGCCGCAGGGTCTGACCGTAGCAATCGCCCAAAGCCCGTCAGGGGTGAGTTTGGGAGAGCTCTATGTATTCGCATCGTCGCCTGAGTTCCGTCTGCGCAGCGGGGGTTGCTGCAGTCGCGCTGATCCATGCCATGCCCGCGCTTGCGCAGGATGAAGCCGCACCTGCGGAGCCTGCCGCCGGCACCTATCAGGGCAATTCCATCGTGGTGACGGCGCAGTTCCGCGAACAGAACCTGCAGGATACGCCCATCGCCATCACCGCCATGGACGCGGCCACGCTGGAAGCGCGCGGCCAGACCTCGGTGACCGACCTCGGCGATTTCGCGCCCAACGTGGCGCTGGAGCCGGCCACCGGCCTGCAGGGCAATTCCATTGCCGCCTTCATTCGCGGCATCGGCCAGGCCGACGCCAGCTTCGCGCTGGAACCGGGCGTTGGCGTCTACATCGACGATATCTATTACGGCACCACCTTCGGCGCGGTGATGGACCTCACCGATCTGGACCGGGTGGAGGTGCTGCGCGGGCCGCAGGGCACGCTCGCCGGCAAGAACTCCGTGGGCGGCGCGATCAAGCTCTATACCGAGAAGCCGGACGGCAGCGGCGATGGCTTCGTGGAGGGCACCTATGGCCGGTTCGACCGGCTGGACATCCGCGCCAGCGCCGACTTCGCGCTGACGAAGGATCTGTTCGCCCGCATCTCCGGCGTCTCCAAGACCTCCGACGGCTATATGAAGCGGCTCGATTATGGCTGCGTGAACCCGACCAGCGGCGTGCCGCGCAGCGGCGGCGCGGGCGAGGATTGCGTGCTGGGCACCGAAGGCGGACGCGATCTGCAGGCGGTGCGGCTGGCGCTGCGCTACGCCCCCGAGAACTCCCCGCTGGAGATCAACCTGCGCGGCGATTACGCGACCGACAATTCGGAGATCGTGGCCACCAAGCTGCTCTATGCGGGCAATCCCTCGGTCCGCAGCTATGACGCTGCCGATCCCACGGGCGGCGTGCCGTTCGATGGCCGCTTCATCACCGGGCCGGAAAGCTACACCACCTATGCGACCTACAGCACGGGCGGCAATTACACGACGAACTTCGGCTTCCCCACGCAGATTACACCGGGCGGCTTCTCCGCGCCGCCGCGCGCAACGGCCGACAGCTGGGGCTTGAGCGGCACGATCGATTACGAACTTTCGCCCGATCTGAAGCTGACTTCCATCACCGGCTATCGCCATGCGAAGGGCACCAGCGGCATCGATGTGGACGGTTCTCCGCTGGCCATCCTGTTGCAGCAGTTCACCTTCAAGCACGCGCAGTTCACGCAGGAGCTGCGGCTGTCCGGCCAGTTCGGCGACGGGCTGATCGATGCCACGGTCGGCGGCTTCTATTACGATGCGAGCGATCGCGTTTATGGTCGCAACCAGATCCCCACGCTGCTGTTCGATTTCTATCAGGACGACAATGTTTCCAACCGCAGCGTTTCGGCCTTCGGCCATCTGGAAGTGCACCTGACCGATCGGCTCAATCTGGTGGGCGGCCTTCGGTATACGGATGACAAGAAGACCTACAACTATCAGCGGCTCAACCTCGACGGGACGGAGCCGTCCGGCGTGCCGCTGACACCCAATTTCCTCGTCGCCGGCCTCAGCGGTCTGGAAGGCACCTTCACGGGTGACCGCCTGGATTATCGCATCGGCGTGAATTACGAACTGGCCGACGATTTGATGGTCTATGCGCAGGTTTCCACCGGCTTCAAGGGCGGCGGCATCAACCCGCGCCCCTCCGCGGCGGATCAGGTGCGGACCTTCGGGCCGGAGAAGCTGACCACTTACGAAGGCGGCTTCAAGTCGCAGCTGTTCGATCGCCGGATGCGGCTGAACGGTGCCGTCTTCCTCAACGACTACAGCGATATCCAGCTGATCCGCTATCAGTGCCCGGACAGCGTCGTGCTCTCCTGCTCGGTGCCCAGCAACGCGGGTGATGCGGAGATCTTCGGCTTCGAGCTCGAAACCTTCGTGGAGCCGGTGGACGGCTTCCAGATCGACGGATCGATCGGCTATCTCGATTTCGATTACACCGAGATCACCAACCCCGCGACGCTGGTGACGAAGGACATGATCGCGCCCTTCATCAGCAAATGGCAGGTCTCCGCCGGCGTGCAGTATGCGGTGGAAATGGCCGGCGGATCGCGCATCACGCCCCGGCTGGACTGGTCCTACCGCTCGGACTTCTACTACAACTCGATCAACAATCCCTATAACCTCATCAACGGCTATAGCCTGTTCAACGGCCGGCTGACCTATGACAGCCCGCAGGGCGACTGGTCGCTGAGCGCCGCAGTCACCAACATCTTCGACAAGTTCTACTACACCGGCAAGGCCGAGAATATCGGCAGCTTCGGCGTGGTTACGGGCAATCCGGGCCGGCCGCGCGAATGGTCGGTGACGGTCCGCAAGGAGTTCTGAGCGGGGGCCGGGGCGGGCGCGCAATCGCCCGCCCCGGCCAACTCAGCCTGCGGGCAACTCGATCAACTCGATCTGATGGCCTTCGGGGCTGGCGATCATCGCCACCTGCACCGGGCCGACCGGGAAGATTTCCGTCAGCTTCACCGCGCCGTGCTGCAGGGCATGGTCAAAGCTGGCGGCAATATCCGCGCACACCAGCCCCACCGGGCCATGGCCGCTGCCGATATTGACCTCGCGCCCGTCCTTGCTTTGCACCAGCAGCAGGTTCGGCCCGGCCTCCTGACCCGGCAGCGCCATGATATGTTCGATAAAGCCGTCTTCATCGAAGGTCTGGACCACGGCAAAGCCGAAGGCCTCCCGCCAGAAGGCAAGCGCAGGCTGAATCGCCGGGACATTGAGCTTGAAGAAATTCAGGCGAACAGGCGGCGCTGTCATGTGATCCTCCCCTTTTGGCCCATCTAGCGCCCGCAGGCGCGGCAAGGCAATTGGGCGGATGGAGCAGGGCGCGAATCAGCCGAGCGCGAAGGTGATCGGCACCAGCACCCAGGCCTCGCGCGGCTGGCCGGCCTGGCTGGCGGGCACGAAGCGCCACCGGCGGACCGTCTTCGCCGCCGCCTCGTCAAGCCGGCCGAACCCGCTGGTTTCGGACAATTGCACCTGCTTGGCCGTGCCATCGGCACCGACGAGCACCTTGAGCCACACCACGCCTTCTTCGTGCGCGCGCTTGGAGAGGAAGGGATAGGCGGGCTTGGGATTGTTGAGCTGGGCGGCGTTGAAATCCGGCGGCACCACCGGTGCCGACACCGCCTGCGCAGGAGCGGCCGGGGGCGCGGGCGGCGCCACCGCCAGCGGGGCCACAGCCGTGGTGCGCGCGGCCATTTCCACCGGCACCGCGGCGATCTGCGCCGGACGCGGGAGTTCGAGCGGCGGAGCCGGCGCCACAACCGGGGCGGCTGCCTGAACCACCGGGTCCGCGGGAAGCGGCTCTGATGGCGGGGGAGGGGGTGGCGGCGGCGTGACGGAGAAGGTGGTCAGCCGCTGTTGGTGTTCGTTGAGATTGGCCTGGTAGCGGGCGGTCGCCAGCGCGGCGATCGCCAGCACATGGAACAGCACGATCGCGCCCAACACTGTCCAGCGGGGGCGGGCGGCCTCGCCATAGGCGGAACCGCCGGCACGGCGCGATTCGGCCAGCGGTGCAGGCGCAACCAGGCGAACGCCCGCCGCAGGGGCCGCATCGCGGCCTCCCCCGGCGGGCGCCTGGTCTTCAAAGCTGTCGCCCGCGAAGGCATCCAAATGCATGACTCTCATCATCGGCTCTCATGCTTGATGCTGCAAGTCAGTTTCATTTGCGCCTTATCCTTCGCGGGCGAATTGACAAGCCTCAATAACGCGCGGTCAGCGTGACCAAGGCCTGCCGCCCGGCGGCGGGCGTGGCGAAGTGCGGATTGCGCAGCTTGGCGATGTAGCGCTTGTCGGTCACGTTGTTCACATTCACCCGCACCGCGAAGTTCTCGTTGATGTCGTAGCTCGCATGGGCGTCAAACCGCACATATCCGGGCGCAGACACGAGATTTGCGCTGTCTGCATAGCGCTTCGACGCGCCATAGGCCCCGCCACCGATGCCGAACTGCGGGGTGACCTGCCAATCCACCGTCGCCGCGACATTGTGCTTCGACGTCTGGGGCAGGGCGTTGCCCGTGCCGTCGCGCACTTCGCTGTCGAGATAGGTGTATCCCACCAGCATGGACACCGGGCCGGCCCGACCGCTGGCACCCAGTTCGAAACCCTTGATGCGGGCGGATTGGATGATTTCGGGATTGGTGGCCATCGGATCGCGGTCGATGATGTTGCCGCGGTCGATCTGGAAGATCGCGCCGGTCAGCAGCAGATTGCCCTGGAACAGCTCCGTCTTGGCGCCGGCTTCCCAGTTCTCCATCGGGCTCGGCTCGTAGAAATCATTGGTGCCGCTGAGATTCTCCGCGCCTTCGCCGATCGTTGTGCCCGGAGGCGTCTTGGAATTGGCATAGGAGATATAGACGCTGGAGGTCTCCGTGGGCTTCACGATGGCGCCGCCCTGATAGGACCAGAACTTGCTGCGGTTGGAGACTTCATAGGGTGTGCCGCCGCTGACGCCCGTCGCCGTCGCCTCGTAATCCGTCCAGCGCACGCCGCCGTTGAGGACGAAGAGATCGCTGATGTTGATCGTGTCGAACAGATAGAGGCTGTATTCCCGCCCGCTGGCGCTGGACGGCGTGGCGCTCGGCGTCACCGAACCGGCCCACGGATCGTGGGGGTTCGGATTAGCCAGCGTGGTGCAGTTGTAACTGCCCAGCGCCACGTCGTTGCAGCCCGTGCCCGGACCGGTGAAGCGATAGTTGCCGGTGGCCACCGTGTAGTTTCGGTTGGTCGAGTCGATGTCGTTGAATTCGAAGCCGGCAGCCAGGCTGTGCGTCGCGGCGCCCGTATCGAAAACGGCGCCGAGATTGGTGTTGCTCACCCAGCCATCGCTCTGCGAATTGCGGCTCTTGGTGTTGCGCCACACATAGCCATTGGCGACATTGCCGGCGCTGTCGTCCGGGTTGGTGACGATATAATTGTTGCTGCTGTCGCTGTAGCGAGTGGTGTTGGACAGGGTGATGCCGCTGCCCAGGGCGGCCTTCACCTGCAGCGTGCCGGCGTCGATCTTGGTCTTCTGGAAATCGCGCGACAGCAGGCCGTAGAAATTGTCCGCATCGACATCGGCCGGTTCGCGCACACCGCCGGGCAACTGGCCGCGCGAGGTGAGCGGCAGGCCGTAATCGGGCATGGCGTCGGTTTCGTAGTGATAATAGTCGAGCGAGACGGTGATCGGCCCGCCTGCGCCATAGCTGATCGAGGGTGCCACGCCCCAGCGATCGTCATGCACCTCGTCGCGCCCGGCGACCTTGGAATCGTGGTACATGCCGACCACGCGCACGGCGAAGCCACTGCCCAATTCCTGGTTCACATCGCCGACCACGCGGATCAGGTCGGACGTGCCGCCCGTGACCTGCACGCTGCCGAAATTGCCCTGGCGTGCCACCTTGGTGACGAGGTTGATCGCGCCGCCCGCAGCGCCGCGGCCGCCGAAGGCGCTGCTCGGGCCCTTGGACACTTCGATCGATTCCAGCGCGAAGCTTTCCCGCGTCTGCGAGCCGACATCGCGCACGCCATCGACGAACACGTCGCCAGTGGCATCCACGCCGCGGATGAAGGGGATGTCGGCGCTCGCCACGCCGCCTTCACCGGCGCCCAGGGTGATGCCGGCGACAGTGCGCAGCGCGTCGGTGAGGGTGAAGGAGGCGGTATCCTGCAGCACCTTGTCGGTGATGACATTCACGATGCGCGGGGTGTCGAGGATGGGCGCGGTGGCCTTGGGGGAGGAGAGTTCCTGCACCTTGTATTCCTCCGTCGCGGCCTC is a window from the Altererythrobacter sp. B11 genome containing:
- a CDS encoding TonB-dependent receptor; amino-acid sequence: MRKTSKARGAAGSFVALSCVGFIASAPAMAQDRQEPTRLEGVTVTDEAATEEYKVQELSSPKATAPILDTPRIVNVITDKVLQDTASFTLTDALRTVAGITLGAGEGGVASADIPFIRGVDATGDVFVDGVRDVGSQTRESFALESIEVSKGPSSAFGGRGAAGGAINLVTKVARQGNFGSVQVTGGTSDLIRVVGDVNQELGSGFAVRVVGMYHDSKVAGRDEVHDDRWGVAPSISYGAGGPITVSLDYYHYETDAMPDYGLPLTSRGQLPGGVREPADVDADNFYGLLSRDFQKTKIDAGTLQVKAALGSGITLSNTTRYSDSSNNYIVTNPDDSAGNVANGYVWRNTKSRNSQSDGWVSNTNLGAVFDTGAATHSLAAGFEFNDIDSTNRNYTVATGNYRFTGPGTGCNDVALGSYNCTTLANPNPHDPWAGSVTPSATPSSASGREYSLYLFDTINISDLFVLNGGVRWTDYEATATGVSGGTPYEVSNRSKFWSYQGGAIVKPTETSSVYISYANSKTPPGTTIGEGAENLSGTNDFYEPSPMENWEAGAKTELFQGNLLLTGAIFQIDRGNIIDRDPMATNPEIIQSARIKGFELGASGRAGPVSMLVGYTYLDSEVRDGTGNALPQTSKHNVAATVDWQVTPQFGIGGGAYGASKRYADSANLVSAPGYVRFDAHASYDINENFAVRVNVNNVTDKRYIAKLRNPHFATPAAGRQALVTLTARY
- a CDS encoding VOC family protein, with the translated sequence MTAPPVRLNFFKLNVPAIQPALAFWREAFGFAVVQTFDEDGFIEHIMALPGQEAGPNLLLVQSKDGREVNIGSGHGPVGLVCADIAASFDHALQHGAVKLTEIFPVGPVQVAMIASPEGHQIELIELPAG
- a CDS encoding DUF5996 family protein — its product is MSGWPRLDYAVDRPTIETIHALLQLLGKLPVRLHPWLNHGWHVALRMTPCGAITRSLPAGGRHFTAEFDFLRGRIRLACDNGDSAELPVVGKSVAEVHGELTALLGSLGLPAPLWGGPNETPDPVPFAQDHAPRPWNGEAARRLHGALLQADRCFTAFRSLYRGKSSPSHLFWGSFDLAITRFSGRAAPEHPGGIPALPDAVTREAYSQEVISAGFWPGGGGYDEAAFYAYAYPVPAGLGEQPLRPPQAFWHAPLGEFLLPYRAVSEAAEPETVLQEFLQSTYAAAAKLLDWPEGLVTAEQPCIGHPPHAD
- a CDS encoding retropepsin-like aspartic protease family protein, translated to MNLAPVWDQISHSLQELPQSGLLIAAVAAMLLGILGALLMRYVPALGRLLRMVSTLGLVGVLLLVVLQVSRMDPRFDLAVPEIGLPEQVVEGGETRIRLARDGHFWLRADVNGHPANFLVDTGATLTAVSTQTAAEAGLEPRPGGLPVRMQTANGAVAADLTAIDELRFGNIAARGLDAIIAPGLGTTNVIGMNFLGRLASWRVEGNTMVLVPHHPQPEVPVS
- a CDS encoding TonB-dependent receptor; the protein is MYSHRRLSSVCAAGVAAVALIHAMPALAQDEAAPAEPAAGTYQGNSIVVTAQFREQNLQDTPIAITAMDAATLEARGQTSVTDLGDFAPNVALEPATGLQGNSIAAFIRGIGQADASFALEPGVGVYIDDIYYGTTFGAVMDLTDLDRVEVLRGPQGTLAGKNSVGGAIKLYTEKPDGSGDGFVEGTYGRFDRLDIRASADFALTKDLFARISGVSKTSDGYMKRLDYGCVNPTSGVPRSGGAGEDCVLGTEGGRDLQAVRLALRYAPENSPLEINLRGDYATDNSEIVATKLLYAGNPSVRSYDAADPTGGVPFDGRFITGPESYTTYATYSTGGNYTTNFGFPTQITPGGFSAPPRATADSWGLSGTIDYELSPDLKLTSITGYRHAKGTSGIDVDGSPLAILLQQFTFKHAQFTQELRLSGQFGDGLIDATVGGFYYDASDRVYGRNQIPTLLFDFYQDDNVSNRSVSAFGHLEVHLTDRLNLVGGLRYTDDKKTYNYQRLNLDGTEPSGVPLTPNFLVAGLSGLEGTFTGDRLDYRIGVNYELADDLMVYAQVSTGFKGGGINPRPSAADQVRTFGPEKLTTYEGGFKSQLFDRRMRLNGAVFLNDYSDIQLIRYQCPDSVVLSCSVPSNAGDAEIFGFELETFVEPVDGFQIDGSIGYLDFDYTEITNPATLVTKDMIAPFISKWQVSAGVQYAVEMAGGSRITPRLDWSYRSDFYYNSINNPYNLINGYSLFNGRLTYDSPQGDWSLSAAVTNIFDKFYYTGKAENIGSFGVVTGNPGRPREWSVTVRKEF
- the egtD gene encoding L-histidine N(alpha)-methyltransferase, translated to MAASGIALVELDERGVDKAFRADVLEGLSQWPKAIPARWLYDDAGSQLFEDITALPEYYPTRSERQILEHRQADFARLIGPGRAVVEFGSGSSVKTPLLLGAIDPAAYVPLDIAGDFLRAAARDLSAKFPGLPVYPVEADFMKPVTLPDEVEDLPKLGFFPGSTIGNMVARTAVDLLRSMRQTLGESSMLLIGMDLIKDPQVLIAAYDDAQGVTAEFNLNLARRVNRELKGTIPVDKLRHVARWNDTFARIEMHLEAQEDIAFEISGRAFAMEKGETIHTENSHKFDRRSQYTLLLAGGWTPEERWLDSEGRFSLVLASATRPRNAP
- a CDS encoding energy transducer TonB encodes the protein MMRVMHLDAFAGDSFEDQAPAGGGRDAAPAAGVRLVAPAPLAESRRAGGSAYGEAARPRWTVLGAIVLFHVLAIAALATARYQANLNEHQQRLTTFSVTPPPPPPPPSEPLPADPVVQAAAPVVAPAPPLELPRPAQIAAVPVEMAARTTAVAPLAVAPPAPPAAPAQAVSAPVVPPDFNAAQLNNPKPAYPFLSKRAHEEGVVWLKVLVGADGTAKQVQLSETSGFGRLDEAAAKTVRRWRFVPASQAGQPREAWVLVPITFALG